The Primulina tabacum isolate GXHZ01 chromosome 1, ASM2559414v2, whole genome shotgun sequence genome contains the following window.
TGCAATCTCTTTCGCATGAAAAGAGCTGCTGCCAGGGCCGATGCATTCTACTTGGTTTCCGGTATGTGGAGAACATCCGTCGAAAGATTCTTCCTCTGGATAGGAGGCTTCAAACCATCGGAACTTGTTAACGTAAATTTTTCTTCCCCAATTACCAAATCATTCTCtacttttggatatataaaaAACTAATCCATTttgatttatagttaattaGTCTATAAGACGTATGTATATCATGCATAAAGTGCATATATTGTTCTTATAAGCATAAAACATGGTCGTGTCCCAAATTTGGCGTCTATAAGATGAAATTTACTTATAATACCACGCAAGTCTCATTGGGTGACATGTTAATTAGTTATTTTTATACACTCAATGATTTGCTTTAGTTTGTAGTTTTTCTCTTATATTTTTTGCCAATTATAACCAAATCGATTACTAAAaaataactatatatatatatgctggAAGTAGGAACTAATATATCGTCAATAAAATCTTGTAACAGGTTGTATTTCCTCATCTAGAGCCTTTGGACGATCTGCAAAGAGTGAACGTGACAAACTTGAGAGACTCTTGCTCGCAAGCTGAGGAGGCTCTCACACAAGGTATGGACAAGCTTCGTCAAACTCTGTCGCAAAGCATCACCTTTCTCGCCGTGGCACCCGGCAGCTACATGAGCAACCAAATGGGCTCTGCTCTTGAAAAGTTGGAATCACTCGAAACATTCATACATCGAGTACTACTTCCACCGAATCCATATCAAAATTCAACTATTAGTACAACAGTAACTATACATACGACTCAAATCTTCTAGCTGTACAGTAGCTTAATTAGCCGAATCTTGATGATGCTTTATCTGATGCGGCAGGCGGACCATCTTCGGGAGCAAAGTCTACAACAGATGTCACGAATCTTGACGACACGACAAGCAGCAAAAGGGTTGGTTGCTTTCGCGGAGCATTTTCAAGGTCTGCGTGCTTTAAGCTCCTTATGGTCTGCTCGTCCTCAGAGATCTGTGTGATATTATAAAGGATGTTCCCGAACAAAATTCGGTAGCAGTTCATCCTGGTAAGGATGAATAATTTCAATGCTATATATATACTGACTTAATTAGTAACCGTAATTGTCCTTAATTAGACTGTATGGAACTATATGTTAGCTATTGAACTATGAGTATTATGGCTACGTTTTGAGTTTGCAATTAAGCCATGTATAAATCAAATAGCTTTAGCTTAACATTACAATTAAATCTCTACTACCAAAATATTTGGTTGTTTCATTATTGCAAATAGTGATGCCGCGTGGAACTTGCATCTGTGGTCAGGATATTTTAACTCTTTTATGATGTGCCTAAGAGTTCTGTAACATGGCCATGCACCCCAACTCCAGATAGACTCGAGACCATGAATTTTGATAATCTCcactttttattttcttgtcctTGCTTTATATTCTTCATGAATCTTCATACACCAAGGATAAAAaaaactgtttttttttttagattttccGGGTGAAATACGTTTCATTCCCTGTACAAagcataattattatttttccaaaaaaaataaaacagttaAAACAAATATAGGTTTAAAATTACAGAGGGTTTCGCACCTTGTTTTTTAGGTGGATATTTTTTGTCACTTATGCTATgccaaaatatattttcaagttttattttccttcCATAAATTCTtccatatataatatattgaatTATTGATACTCcagcttttttttttaattattcttGAGAATAATAGCATGTTTTACCGAAGAAAGGCTGGAAAAGGAACATTGCCAACGTACAATGATTGCAAATTAAAAcatgcttaattaattaaacaaacaaAGTTACTAGATTCTTCTCACTAAACATGACGCAAAATGCCCAACACATACATAAAGAAGTAGAAAACCAAAATTTGAGCGCATCCACTATTTACATCTCCATGAAGAACAATCTTTAAATTAAAAGAAACCCCCATAATCTATCATACtacatattaattaattctaAATTAATTGGAAGGGACATGGTAGTATTTTCCTTTGCACATGCAGCGGTAGACGATGGGGCATGACTCGACGGAGCACTTCTTGAAGCTCACCATCACCCTTTGGCACGGTGTGCATGGCCCGCATGCATGTGAGCAATCCGGTAGGCTCGATCCCGTCGGATACAGCTCCATACCTATCTCACCGGCCTCCTGCAATGACACCACCAGATTCGGGATAGGGGGATGAAGCCCGAATGAAAAAAccttaatattatatttttgaatttttttaggaCGTCGATGATGGTGTAATTTTTTATGCAAAGTTTATACGCACAGAAATTTTGTTGAAATTATTAcaattaataaatcatttgtAGACAAAAGTTGCAAGCGTAATTCACAAAATATTGCCCAAAAGTCTAGTAGCAATATACCTTAGTGTGCACACGGCTTTGGTCGTCCTGATAGGTATCTATGCCATGGTGGCTAACTGGTCTCCAACAATAATCAATGAACAATTTATTAGAATATGAGAAAATAACCCAGGattcaaattttgataataaatcTAAGCTACATTGTCCTCTGTGaagagaatttaaaattttagtaaAGTAGCAAAAcgttataattaattttttagcgacatgatttattttatttgatatatatatatatatatatatataagataaCTTATTCTGTATGTTCATACCCAAACTTTTGCTAACTCAATGATTTATAGCGAAGGAGCAATGAAATCAACATCACAACAAAATGAAACTAATCAAAATAAGAAGAAACGATATGTAAACTAATTCGATCTTACAATGATAAGGTTTTAGGCTTCCACATGTAGCAAAAATGAAGGAGAGAAGTGAAAATGTTAGGAATATTGAGTGAAAGAAACTAGGCAATTTGTCCATTTTGATTGGTGTAAGCTAGAAAAGATATAtcagaaaaaaaagaagataatTTCAGGTAATAGGTTATAAAAACTAGCTAAGTGAGATGAGAAAATATTATAATGGGATGGGTATTGGGAAACTGAAGATGGGTATTTGTAAGAATATATACACGGGAGAAGCAAAATTTAATGAACGTAAAAAGTACACCTGTTGCAATTCACATGAAACTCGGCTCTCTTTAATTTTGAGGAGAGTCACGAGCTTTGTAGAGTCCACAAGAatgtatacacacacacacatatatatacatcttaTCGTCATCTTATGATATTGAATCTTATGATATTGGATGGATGAATTCGAAAATCAATGGATTTTGATTATAGTTTTATTGTTATCAACAAAATGTTTGATGAAATCTTAAATTCATAATTTACTTATTTACACATTAGTTATACAAAGTAGAATGAGTTTTAAATGTTTCCATTTATTGAGTGAACTTGAAATACATATTCACTAACATGAAACACTATATAAACATCAAAGTGGTGGATTTAAAGTGACTTCTCTAAATCtacaaaaaaaatacatttgaaatctATAAATTTGAAATACATCGATCTAAATACAAcctaaaataattcaaagtcgGTTATTTACTATATCCACAATTATATCAAGGTAACACATATACACTAACACATGCACGTACAAGATCACCTCTGCTAATGCTAATGAGCTAGATCTTAATGGTGATGAATGAATAAGGTGTATGAGTGAAAAAGAATCATGTTAAATATTTCAAGTGTCGGACAAAATTAATGTGTGACATGCAAATATCTATTTACCACTGAATaacagaaaaaataattttaaaaatcagatAATAAAAGAAATAAATGTTGAATATGAGAAGATGATTGAAGCAACCGTGTCAGTGGAGGCATAGAAATAGAATAGAATAGACAGTAAATTAGAGATCATGTTTACTTTGACAGAGATCACGTTCACAGCAGGCAATTAAGACAGATAGCCTTCAATGAATTTCCATACATGCAAAATGCTGCTGGAGTCACCACGTGAATTCTCTCATTTCCCTTCtcacattaaatgttaaaacatttaacatttttggaaaattctAGAGAAGTAGCGTTAACAAATCAAGTCAAGAAACATCAACGTTTAAAATCCCCAGACTTTCTAGCTGTATTTAATTTGGCTGAAAGGTACGATACCTAACCTTCCTTTGAGGAAAGATCAATTTCGTATTCTTTTTGAAGaagattaaaataaataaaattaaactcGTACTTTTTCTTGTCTCCCTTCAACCATGAACATCACATGTCATGCAGAGGAAcctgaaatttaaaaaaaaaaaaattggggagTTATTATCTCCAGTAAAGCACTCAATATcacaaattaaaatcaaatgaattagCAAAACTAGCGTACCTTCTTGGACGTAGAATTTTACAAATATTAATTAGTGCAAGCGATATAGTTTGCTGccgaaaaattattttactcCGCAAGTGTGAGTATACATAGATGCAGACGCCTAAACAAAGCGTATTCATTTAGACAGCCACAAGCCCACTTCTTTACTAAAAATCCAACAAGCCCACTTCTTTACTAAAAATCCAtatagcacaacacaaaactcaATCACTTTACAGCAGGCAATTTAAATGCATAATACATCATGTATATTGATAAACCATCTCAGTAACCCTCAGTGCTCTGGGAAAAAAATATTCACGGAATTAAAAACGTGACAGCAGAAACTGCAACAGAGAAGTAGATGTCACTGTTCATTTGGATTCCTTAAATGATTCTGCACGGGCGCTGAGATTTGAAGCTTGAGATATGAATAAGTTTGGATATGAGAAATATGGCTCGTCGTCCATCGAAGGCAATCGCTGAGGTTGGTGATCGCCAGTTTTATGATTGAGAACAGGGCTGCCACTTGACGAGGAATCATCTTTTGAAACATCAGATGAACGATGAGCTATCAGCTGATGAGTTGAGGGATAGTTTTCAGAGCCGTTATTTTGGCTCGGAGAAGAAAAGGGACTGTCAGAAAACCCAAATGACttttgtttatcaaaatcaacatTTTCAAACACGCTTGACTTGGATTtgttgagatgaaaagggtTCTCAACAGTAGAAACAGAGCCATCTTCACTGTTCTTCTTGGCAAGACCACTGATTCGAAGCTGGGCAATGCTAGCTGCTGACCGAGCTGCTGCAGCTGCACGCTCAGCTGATTCAGCTGCTGCTTGAGCAGCAGCCAATACATCCTGTAAATACAAATTATCACCCTTGGAATTTGTGATGGTAGGAGGCAAATTAGATACCCTGACAGAAAATGATGATGGCTGTAAAGGAGGAAATAAAACTGGCTGAAACTGTTTATTTTccactgaaccagctgaaataTTTGGTGATTGCCCTTCTTTTACAACTGGTTTTTCTTGCACCTCATCTTCTGGTCTCAACTGTGGTTGACTATCATTATTATCAGAAGGTTTTGTTTCTTCTTGATCATCAATTTCATATAGAGCATAGGCAGGAAAAGGAAGCATCTCTGGTGCTGAGGCAGTGCCTTTGTTTGTCTGCAATGGCTGTGTTGGAACTTCTGGAAAATCTATGATGCCAAATCCCTCATCAGAATCTGAATGTTCGGAGATGGCATTTTCTGAAGTAGTATGGGTCGTCGCATCATCCTTCTCTTTCGGAAAGGGTAATTTAGAACCACTGACAAAGCGTGTCGGTCCATTCTAAAAAAGGCCAAAACATCAGATAACGACAATAAAAAGTGGAATCAATAAACAAGACCAATCTTACCAACAAGTCTTCATGTGGCTTCAATAATTCACGTTCAGACGCACTTGGGTCCCACTCAAGTTCGTGCTCTTCAGCAATTTCTTTTAGCAGCTTCAGTTTCACATCTGGAGCAGGTGCTCGAATAGATAACAGCTCCACCAGCTGTAACATTGAAAAATGTTAAACCGACAAAAGGAGAGATAAACAGAGCTCTGCTGAACCTATATAACACACAACAATAGGACAATTTGTGTAACCTGCCGATTGACACCAGACTCTGGCATAAGCTCAGTTGCAGCAGCCACAAATTCTTTACCATATTTACCAGCAAACAGTATTTGCGCTTGTAACAACTCAGGAAGATCAGCGCACCTTGGTGCAGCAAAGCACACACTAGAAATCGCTTCCTTCAAGTCCAGTGGACACTCCCTGAACAGCCAATGCAAATAGGTTTAGGTACAAGACAAGTCAAACAGACGGCAGATAATGGCATAATGCGATATATAATTGGTGTCCCAGGAAAAGTGAAGCCTCTACCAGATGATGAAAGAAGAGTGAAACTCAAGCTCATCACTTTAGACTTCACTACCCCGTTCCAAACTAGTAACAATATGGAGTGAATTGAGATGTATGGTGAAATATTCAAGTTCAAAAAGGGTTTATATTCCCTCATGTAATGGATGCAGGTAAAACATTAGGTACCGTCGCGCCAAATGCAAGTGAACATGCCCATAGTAAGTTGAGGTTCAACTAAATAAATGATGCAATTTTGCGATTATTATTCAAAGCGGGTGATTATCCTTGACCTTATGATAAATTCTCTTTCAATGGTGAAAAAAAGAGCAGTTTTTTATTCACATCAATGCTCAATAAACAAGGCCACACacaaaaaataatgatataaatGGGACAAAAAAGTATAAACCTTTGGGCTTCAATAATTGGAAGACGAACAGAAATTAGCTCACAAAACAGCTCAACTATTTCTTGTGCAGCCATCATCTTTTCTTCTCTTATAATGTGCTCAACCTATACAGGGAAAAAAACAATGGAAAACATTATCCAGCCAGTAATTGGCAGTCTACCAATGCGTCATCACTTGTTGCACGAGCAACTGAACAGCACAAACGATCATCAGAGATAAAAAGTTTACATTAGTACCCGAATTCGAGCCGTGGCTTCTTGGCCAGTCTCAAGGAGCTTGGCAAGTTCTCGGCGCATCTGCTTTAATTGCATCTCTCTTCGATTCCTCAGCAATTTTATTCGAGGGGTAGTAAGTTTCAACAGAGTTTTACTGCCAATCAGAACATAAAAAGGGAAAACAACAATCAGAATGCAAATTCACACAACCATTCATAACCGATCACTATATCGTGCTAAATTCAACAGAACCTCTAAAATCATATGGCCAAGGAAACTAGATTCAAATTAAACCTAACAAAGAAATACGTGTTCCCCGTCTCGTCAACATTATAGATTACAAGATCCGTGACCATAAAGTTTCCACAATTCTCTCTACAATCAACAAGCTGCACAGTGTAAAAACCCTAAAGAGAATAAAAACTCGATTCACCAATAAAACACAAAACATTATGGCTCAGATTAGTAGAAATGAGGAATTACCATTTGGCAGCATTAAAGCGTTTGCTGAAGAAGGAATCAAGCTTCGCCATGACAGAGCACCTCAATTCAGAGTCTAATTATGATCAACCCACAAAATATTTTGCTTTTCTGGGCAAAATAATTGTTAAGAGCGAAACTTTGATTTATATCAGGGGA
Protein-coding sequences here:
- the LOC142555788 gene encoding uncharacterized protein LOC142555788 encodes the protein MAKLDSFFSKRFNAAKCKTLLKLTTPRIKLLRNRREMQLKQMRRELAKLLETGQEATARIRVEHIIREEKMMAAQEIVELFCELISVRLPIIEAQRECPLDLKEAISSVCFAAPRCADLPELLQAQILFAGKYGKEFVAAATELMPESGVNRQLVELLSIRAPAPDVKLKLLKEIAEEHELEWDPSASERELLKPHEDLLNGPTRFVSGSKLPFPKEKDDATTHTTSENAISEHSDSDEGFGIIDFPEVPTQPLQTNKGTASAPEMLPFPAYALYEIDDQEETKPSDNNDSQPQLRPEDEVQEKPVVKEGQSPNISAGSVENKQFQPVLFPPLQPSSFSVRVSNLPPTITNSKGDNLYLQDVLAAAQAAAESAERAAAAARSAASIAQLRISGLAKKNSEDGSVSTVENPFHLNKSKSSVFENVDFDKQKSFGFSDSPFSSPSQNNGSENYPSTHQLIAHRSSDVSKDDSSSSGSPVLNHKTGDHQPQRLPSMDDEPYFSYPNLFISQASNLSARAESFKESK